Proteins co-encoded in one Moritella sp. F3 genomic window:
- a CDS encoding NAD-glutamate dehydrogenase produces MLNKTPIPVLLENVISLVKTKVDAKSNTLVEQFVTALYAGMRQEDLSSRSDSDLYCAAISLWNRLNSSSNDGPDICVYNPEISLNGWQSTHTIVEIIVADSPFLTESVMMALSRLGVISHLMLHQPIALKRDDSGRVNKILTNPKNAKNFTSETVFLIEIDRQTESSKLDAISAEITSVLNEIALAVNDWSPMQDKLLSVIDQLSKKSNKKGIDYTDTLKFLLWLSDHNFTLLGYRHYDIEPVKGDYVITPDCNSSLGIMKNSINNQGYGLANLSADAKSEVLSKNTLILTKSDAQSRVHRPANIDYVGIKLFDDNNNVIGEERFIGLYASSIYNSSAIDIPLISDKIKRVLEASGYNPVNHSYKALLNILETYPRDELIQSSEADILHCALGVLHMQDRDQVKLFVRKDLFGRYYSCMVYVTKERYNTQLREKTQQVLADYLGSDKEVEFNTYFSEGNMARTQYLVHVDQNVKEVNVNLAEIEQNLTEAAKSWNDKLKTAIVSHYGEEKGRSLSEKYILAFPQSYKEYVLPNSAVADIIKLETLSTEHKLEMIFYRAQEEQHDSNHVRLKLFHKDQPIHLSDVLPMLENMGLKVLGETPFKVKTADGTVYWVLDFTMLYTGDNVLDTTERSADFMSTFHQVWENRLENDGFNKLVLKTNLSGRQISVLRSYAKYMRQIGNNFSQAYIENTLASLPELANSLYCYFHQKFAMDQGEIDSLDIIANFETKLEQVNNLDDDRIIRRFIDLITATSRTNFYQVDSRLKTADQSKAYISFKFESSLIPDMPLPLPKFEVFVYSPQVEGVHLRGGKVARGGLRWSDRREDFRTEVLGLVKAQQVKNTVIVPVGAKGGFVCKQIQPNHSRDEAFSIGKECYRTFIRGLLDITDNIVDGELVHPTNVRFYDEDDSYLVVAADKGTATFSDIANEISDEYNFWLGDAFASGGSVGYDHKKMGITAKGAWESVKRHFREMGINCQEEEFTCIAVGDMAGDVFGNGMLLSKSTKLVAAFNHMHIFIDPTPDCATSYAERDRLFNLPRSSWSDYDRSIMSKGSGIFLRSAKAITLTPEIKKLLGTKVSLMTPTDLIKAILTSQADLLWNGGIGTYVKAESETNNDVGDRANDHVRINGSELNVKIVGEGGNLGCTQLGRIEYGKNGGRINSDFIDNVGGVDCSDNEVNIKILLNSIVSNGDLTRKQRNELLYSMTDEVSEIVLNNAYKQTLSVSVTETRAAEQLKEQIRFIQMLERNGKLNRQLEFLPSEDELAERLAKNEGLTRPELAVLLAYAKMQLKEQLNCPEVFEDEFLSELLITAFPQLLQDKYKAQMQDHPLRNEIIATRLANEIINDMGLNFVGRMQDETGSSVVEIAKCFVIAKHVIGMENMWDVVTGLDNEVDSATQLDMLFESRRYIRRASCWLVRYRDRNKSISDTIAFYKPIYNGMKENTEQVLVDADKEKQSKRINALIENSVPADIANEIVHQNTLFSVFDIADVCQQHQVPMSLVQSVFFSLGNKLQLHDFMHQINLQPVANHWQALARAAFREELALQQRSLTSVVLSTCSSTGKCDIIIDEWLSDNDTLVVRWLQMLADFNMSSSHEFAKFSVALRELNLLQLSCRNAS; encoded by the coding sequence ATGTTGAATAAAACGCCTATTCCCGTGTTACTGGAAAACGTAATCAGCCTTGTAAAGACCAAAGTAGATGCGAAAAGCAATACATTAGTCGAGCAGTTTGTCACTGCATTATATGCTGGAATGAGGCAGGAAGATCTCTCTTCGCGTAGTGATAGCGATCTGTATTGTGCTGCAATTAGCTTGTGGAACAGATTAAACAGTAGCAGTAATGACGGTCCAGATATTTGTGTTTACAATCCTGAAATTAGCCTTAATGGTTGGCAATCAACACACACGATTGTTGAAATCATTGTAGCTGATTCACCTTTCCTAACTGAATCAGTCATGATGGCATTATCTCGACTTGGCGTAATTTCACATTTGATGTTACATCAGCCAATTGCTTTGAAGCGAGATGATAGCGGTCGTGTAAACAAAATTTTAACAAACCCTAAGAATGCCAAAAATTTCACGTCAGAAACGGTATTTTTAATTGAAATTGACCGCCAAACAGAGAGCAGTAAATTAGATGCGATTAGTGCAGAAATCACTTCTGTATTAAATGAAATTGCGTTAGCAGTTAATGACTGGTCACCAATGCAAGATAAATTACTTTCTGTGATTGATCAGTTGTCTAAAAAATCGAACAAGAAAGGTATCGACTATACCGATACGCTTAAGTTTTTATTGTGGTTAAGCGATCATAACTTCACATTACTGGGTTACCGTCATTATGATATCGAGCCTGTGAAAGGTGATTATGTTATCACACCAGACTGCAATTCAAGTTTGGGTATCATGAAAAACTCGATCAATAATCAAGGTTATGGTCTTGCTAATTTATCAGCAGATGCGAAAAGTGAAGTGTTGTCGAAGAATACCCTTATTCTGACGAAGAGTGATGCGCAATCACGCGTTCACAGACCGGCAAACATTGATTACGTTGGCATTAAATTGTTCGATGATAACAATAATGTGATTGGTGAAGAGCGTTTCATTGGTTTATACGCGTCATCTATTTATAACAGCAGTGCGATCGACATTCCGCTAATCAGCGATAAGATAAAACGTGTACTAGAAGCTTCAGGTTATAACCCGGTAAACCATTCTTACAAAGCGCTATTAAACATTTTAGAAACGTATCCACGTGACGAACTCATTCAATCGAGCGAAGCAGATATTCTGCATTGTGCTTTGGGTGTTTTGCACATGCAGGATCGCGATCAAGTTAAATTGTTTGTACGTAAAGACTTATTCGGTCGTTATTATTCTTGCATGGTGTACGTGACGAAGGAGCGTTACAACACGCAGTTACGTGAAAAGACCCAGCAAGTATTAGCTGACTATCTAGGCAGTGATAAAGAAGTTGAATTTAATACCTATTTCTCTGAAGGTAATATGGCTAGAACACAATATCTTGTACACGTTGATCAGAATGTAAAAGAAGTAAACGTAAACCTAGCTGAAATCGAGCAGAACTTAACTGAAGCGGCTAAGTCGTGGAATGATAAGCTTAAAACTGCGATCGTGAGTCACTATGGTGAAGAAAAAGGCCGTTCTCTTTCTGAGAAATACATCCTTGCTTTCCCACAATCATATAAAGAGTACGTGTTACCTAATTCTGCTGTTGCAGATATTATCAAATTAGAAACACTATCGACTGAACATAAACTTGAAATGATTTTCTACCGTGCGCAAGAAGAGCAACATGACTCTAACCACGTACGCTTAAAATTGTTCCATAAAGATCAGCCAATCCATTTGTCAGATGTATTACCTATGTTAGAAAATATGGGATTAAAAGTACTTGGCGAAACACCGTTTAAAGTTAAAACAGCTGACGGTACTGTATATTGGGTACTTGATTTCACCATGCTTTATACAGGTGATAATGTACTTGATACGACAGAGCGTAGTGCAGACTTTATGTCTACCTTCCATCAAGTATGGGAAAATCGCTTAGAAAATGATGGTTTTAATAAGTTAGTTCTTAAAACTAACTTATCTGGCCGTCAAATCTCAGTACTGCGTTCGTATGCTAAATACATGCGTCAAATTGGTAATAATTTCAGCCAAGCATACATCGAGAATACATTAGCGTCATTACCTGAATTAGCGAATAGCCTATACTGCTATTTCCACCAAAAGTTTGCTATGGACCAGGGCGAAATAGATAGCCTTGATATTATTGCTAATTTTGAAACCAAGTTAGAACAAGTTAATAACTTGGATGATGACCGTATTATTCGTCGCTTTATCGACCTTATTACAGCGACATCACGTACCAATTTCTATCAAGTCGATTCACGCTTAAAAACTGCAGATCAAAGTAAAGCCTATATCTCATTCAAGTTTGAGTCATCGCTGATCCCTGATATGCCGTTACCTCTACCAAAATTTGAAGTGTTTGTGTATTCACCTCAAGTAGAAGGTGTGCATTTACGTGGTGGTAAAGTTGCTCGTGGTGGTTTACGTTGGTCAGATCGTCGTGAAGATTTCCGTACTGAAGTACTTGGCCTTGTTAAAGCGCAGCAAGTTAAAAATACGGTAATTGTCCCTGTTGGTGCTAAAGGTGGTTTTGTTTGTAAACAAATTCAGCCTAACCACAGCCGTGATGAAGCATTCAGCATAGGTAAAGAATGTTATCGTACGTTTATCCGTGGTTTACTTGATATCACTGATAACATTGTTGACGGTGAACTTGTTCATCCTACGAACGTACGTTTCTACGATGAAGATGACTCGTACTTAGTTGTTGCTGCGGATAAAGGTACAGCTACATTCTCTGATATCGCTAATGAAATCAGTGATGAATATAACTTCTGGTTAGGTGATGCATTTGCATCAGGTGGCTCTGTTGGTTATGACCATAAAAAAATGGGCATTACAGCAAAAGGCGCATGGGAATCTGTTAAACGTCACTTCCGTGAAATGGGCATTAACTGCCAGGAAGAAGAGTTTACTTGTATTGCTGTTGGTGACATGGCTGGTGATGTATTTGGTAACGGTATGTTGTTATCAAAGAGCACCAAGTTAGTTGCTGCATTTAACCACATGCATATCTTCATCGATCCGACCCCTGATTGTGCAACAAGTTATGCTGAACGTGATCGTTTATTTAATCTTCCACGCTCAAGCTGGTCTGATTATGACCGTTCAATTATGTCTAAAGGCAGCGGTATCTTTCTACGCTCAGCAAAAGCGATCACGCTAACGCCTGAAATTAAGAAATTGTTAGGTACGAAAGTATCATTAATGACCCCAACTGATTTAATCAAAGCGATCTTAACGTCTCAAGCCGATTTATTATGGAATGGCGGTATTGGTACTTATGTTAAAGCTGAGTCTGAAACCAACAATGATGTAGGTGATCGTGCCAATGACCACGTACGTATTAACGGTAGTGAGCTAAACGTTAAGATTGTTGGTGAAGGTGGTAACTTAGGTTGTACACAGCTAGGCCGTATTGAATACGGTAAAAATGGCGGTCGTATCAACAGTGACTTTATTGATAATGTGGGCGGGGTAGATTGCTCAGATAATGAAGTTAACATTAAGATCTTGCTGAACAGCATCGTGAGTAACGGTGATTTGACGCGTAAGCAACGTAATGAATTATTGTATTCAATGACAGATGAAGTATCTGAAATTGTATTGAATAATGCATACAAGCAAACGCTATCTGTTTCTGTGACTGAAACTCGTGCCGCTGAACAGTTAAAAGAACAAATCCGTTTCATACAAATGCTTGAACGTAACGGCAAGTTAAATCGTCAACTTGAATTCTTACCAAGTGAAGACGAATTGGCTGAACGTCTGGCTAAAAACGAAGGCCTAACACGCCCTGAATTAGCTGTATTACTTGCATACGCAAAAATGCAATTGAAAGAGCAGCTTAATTGTCCTGAAGTCTTCGAAGATGAATTCTTGTCGGAATTACTTATCACTGCTTTCCCGCAGTTGTTACAAGATAAGTACAAAGCGCAAATGCAAGATCACCCACTTAGAAATGAAATCATTGCAACACGTCTTGCTAATGAAATCATTAATGACATGGGCCTTAACTTTGTTGGCCGTATGCAAGATGAAACTGGCTCAAGCGTTGTTGAAATTGCTAAATGTTTTGTTATTGCGAAACATGTTATTGGCATGGAAAACATGTGGGACGTAGTAACTGGCTTGGATAACGAGGTTGATTCTGCAACACAACTTGATATGTTATTTGAAAGCCGTCGCTATATTCGTCGTGCGTCTTGCTGGTTAGTACGTTACCGTGACCGTAACAAGAGTATTTCGGATACGATTGCTTTTTACAAACCTATCTACAACGGTATGAAAGAAAATACCGAGCAAGTACTGGTTGATGCTGACAAAGAAAAACAAAGCAAACGTATAAATGCATTGATTGAAAATTCAGTACCTGCAGACATTGCCAACGAGATTGTACATCAGAACACTTTGTTCTCGGTATTCGATATTGCTGATGTATGTCAGCAACATCAAGTACCAATGTCATTAGTACAATCAGTGTTCTTCTCGTTAGGTAACAAACTACAGTTACACGACTTCATGCATCAAATTAACTTGCAGCCGGTTGCTAACCATTGGCAAGCACTTGCAAGAGCCGCTTTCCGTGAAGAACTAGCCCTGCAACAACGTAGCTTAACATCAGTGGTGTTATCTACTTGTTCATCAACAGGTAAGTGCGATATAATCATTGACGAATGGTTATCTGATAACGACACGCTTGTTGTTCGTTGGCTGCAAATGTTGGCTGATTTTAATATGAGCTCTTCGCATGAATTTGCTAAATTCTCAGTTGCATTACGAGAATTGAATTTACTTCAGTTAAGCTGCAGAAATGCGAGCTAA
- the pyrD gene encoding quinone-dependent dihydroorotate dehydrogenase — MLYRIAREFFFMQDPEVVHEMTIKGLKLTGSTPLSCLYAQKLPSKPVTVMGLTFDNPVGLAAGLDKNGECIDAFAAMGFGFIEVGTVTPRPQDGNEKPRIFRITEAEAIINRMGFNNAGVDALVENVKAANYKGILGINIGKNKDTPIEKGNDDYLICMDKVYQHASYITINISSPNTPGLRTLQYGEALDSLLSCLKERQSELTKKHEKYVPLAVKIAPDLTDDELAQVAESLVKYKMDGVIATNTTLDRTLVHDMPHASEAGGLSGRPVQHASTEIVRKLAVLLDGQLPIIGVGGIDSAVAAKEKFIAGADLVQVYSGFIYKGPKLVKNIVKTL, encoded by the coding sequence ATGTTATATCGTATTGCACGTGAATTTTTCTTTATGCAAGACCCAGAAGTAGTGCATGAAATGACAATCAAAGGGTTAAAATTAACGGGTTCTACTCCTTTAAGTTGCTTATATGCGCAGAAATTACCAAGTAAACCAGTGACCGTAATGGGACTCACATTTGATAACCCTGTTGGTTTAGCTGCTGGTCTTGATAAAAATGGCGAGTGTATTGATGCCTTTGCTGCAATGGGCTTTGGTTTCATTGAAGTTGGTACCGTTACACCGCGTCCACAAGACGGTAACGAAAAGCCGCGTATCTTCCGTATCACTGAAGCTGAAGCGATCATTAACCGTATGGGCTTCAATAACGCAGGTGTCGATGCGCTGGTTGAAAACGTGAAAGCGGCCAATTATAAAGGTATCTTAGGCATCAATATTGGTAAGAATAAAGACACGCCAATAGAAAAGGGTAACGATGATTACCTTATTTGTATGGATAAGGTTTACCAACACGCTTCTTATATCACTATTAACATCTCATCACCAAATACGCCTGGGTTACGTACGCTACAATATGGTGAAGCTTTGGATAGCCTATTAAGCTGCCTTAAAGAGCGCCAATCTGAGTTGACAAAAAAACATGAGAAATATGTACCTTTAGCAGTGAAGATAGCACCTGATTTAACAGATGATGAACTAGCGCAAGTTGCAGAGTCTTTAGTTAAGTACAAAATGGATGGTGTGATCGCAACAAACACGACATTAGATAGAACTTTAGTACACGATATGCCGCACGCGAGTGAAGCGGGTGGTTTGAGTGGACGCCCAGTACAACATGCCAGTACTGAAATTGTACGTAAGCTGGCTGTATTGCTTGATGGTCAATTACCTATTATCGGTGTAGGTGGTATTGATTCCGCTGTAGCAGCAAAAGAAAAATTCATTGCTGGCGCGGATTTAGTACAGGTATATAGTGGTTTTATCTATAAAGGTCCTAAATTAGTTAAAAACATTGTAAAAACATTGTAA
- a CDS encoding cell division protein ZapC domain-containing protein, whose translation MLLEPSNKWYWQYDCAGQFIVIQLSDGLAMSCHLDKRNMNNLCKGRINFCAEDSSYYYYFLEALKDLAFSVPEKVQIALNAVTNLRFQKVKMPQSWFFDYTNLESSFSTGDIITLSLRGTQVQFVVLEADDRVSTCMLLEDSIKLSDMKTLVKFDVIRVMNDRVQLQQAVTNQLTDDSFSYVQILA comes from the coding sequence ATGTTACTAGAACCAAGCAATAAGTGGTATTGGCAATATGACTGCGCAGGTCAATTCATCGTTATTCAATTATCGGATGGACTTGCAATGTCTTGCCATTTAGATAAACGCAACATGAATAATTTGTGCAAAGGACGGATTAACTTTTGCGCAGAAGATTCAAGTTACTATTACTATTTCTTAGAGGCACTCAAAGATTTAGCTTTTAGTGTGCCTGAAAAAGTGCAAATAGCGCTAAATGCGGTGACTAATCTTCGCTTTCAAAAAGTAAAAATGCCTCAAAGCTGGTTCTTTGATTATACAAATTTAGAATCATCGTTTAGTACCGGAGATATCATCACTCTGTCTTTGCGCGGTACTCAAGTCCAATTTGTAGTACTTGAAGCTGATGATCGAGTATCGACTTGCATGTTATTAGAAGATTCGATAAAGCTGTCTGACATGAAGACGTTAGTCAAATTTGATGTGATCCGCGTAATGAACGATCGCGTACAACTGCAACAAGCTGTAACAAATCAATTAACAGATGATTCATTTTCCTACGTTCAGATCTTGGCGTAA
- the rlmKL gene encoding bifunctional 23S rRNA (guanine(2069)-N(7))-methyltransferase RlmK/23S rRNA (guanine(2445)-N(2))-methyltransferase RlmL produces the protein MTKLNTYFASSPKGLELLLKEELIELGAQDCRETMAGVAFKSTQLTAYKICLWSRLASRVTLQLKTFKIFDVLDLYLAVSGMHWEKIFDLDKTFAVSCSGTNDSIRDTQFGALKVKDGIVDRFTKSMSDRPNVAKNDPDVRIHLHIRREEATLSLDLCGNGLHQRGYRQGTGAAPLKENLAAAIIKRSGYTDGLLVDPMCGSATLLIEAALMALKVPAGILRSRYCFQQLNDFDQSGWEELVAQAKYQARKNIANTDLKVYGFDKSWRVLDQAKANVRAAGLEHVIELEAGDAKNLVNDFTSEGTLICNPPYGERMGEQPELIVLHQVLGERLKSEFSGWNVAFFSSNPDLLSRLGMRANKQYKLFNGGLECFLKLYQISSVARQVKAHVETQMTPGFAEEFRNRLKKNIKLLSKWAKKENINCYRLYDADLPNYNAAIDLYDDWIVVQEYQAPKDVPEQKAKQRIMDIVAVTLDVTGIDPNKLVLKVRQKQKGSNQYEKLQQVKSVFTVSEYGAQFEVNMKDYLDTGLFIDHRLTRQMLGKMSAGKRFLNLFSYTGSASVHAILGGAESSVTVDMSNTYLDWAKRNFELNNISMRKHEVVQADCLSWLARCEDKFDLIFIDPPTFSNSKRMEDSFDVERDHIQLFTWLENILSARGEIVFSNNKRNFKLDTEALEKLGLKAKNITEQNRSKDFARNKNINNCWLVTRVG, from the coding sequence TTGACTAAACTCAACACTTATTTTGCTTCTTCCCCTAAGGGTTTAGAACTTCTACTTAAAGAAGAGCTAATTGAACTTGGCGCACAAGACTGCCGTGAAACAATGGCTGGTGTCGCATTTAAATCTACTCAATTAACAGCGTATAAAATTTGTCTGTGGAGCCGCTTAGCATCTCGAGTGACCTTGCAATTAAAAACATTCAAAATTTTCGATGTGTTAGACCTTTACCTTGCGGTAAGCGGCATGCATTGGGAAAAGATTTTTGATCTTGATAAAACGTTTGCTGTTTCTTGTTCTGGTACAAATGACAGTATCCGTGATACTCAGTTTGGCGCGTTGAAAGTGAAGGATGGTATTGTTGACCGTTTCACTAAAAGCATGAGCGACCGTCCAAACGTAGCTAAGAATGACCCTGATGTGCGTATTCACTTACACATCCGTCGTGAAGAAGCGACACTGTCTCTTGATTTATGTGGTAATGGTTTACACCAGCGTGGTTATCGTCAAGGAACCGGCGCAGCACCACTTAAAGAAAACTTAGCAGCTGCAATCATTAAACGTAGTGGCTACACTGATGGTTTATTAGTTGATCCTATGTGTGGGTCTGCAACGCTGCTTATCGAAGCCGCATTAATGGCGCTTAAAGTACCTGCAGGTATCTTACGTTCACGTTACTGTTTCCAGCAGCTAAATGATTTCGATCAATCAGGTTGGGAAGAATTAGTTGCACAAGCTAAATATCAAGCACGTAAAAACATTGCGAATACCGACCTAAAAGTATACGGCTTTGATAAAAGCTGGCGTGTACTTGACCAAGCAAAAGCCAACGTGCGTGCAGCGGGTCTAGAACATGTGATTGAATTAGAAGCGGGTGACGCTAAAAACCTAGTGAACGACTTTACCAGTGAAGGCACATTAATTTGTAACCCTCCTTATGGTGAGCGTATGGGTGAACAGCCTGAATTGATCGTACTACACCAAGTACTAGGTGAGCGATTAAAGAGTGAGTTCTCTGGCTGGAATGTTGCATTCTTCTCATCAAACCCTGATTTATTATCTCGTTTAGGCATGCGTGCTAACAAGCAATATAAACTGTTTAATGGTGGCCTTGAGTGTTTCCTTAAACTTTATCAAATCTCATCAGTAGCACGTCAAGTTAAAGCACACGTTGAAACACAGATGACGCCAGGCTTTGCGGAAGAATTCCGTAACCGCTTGAAGAAGAACATCAAGCTGTTATCAAAATGGGCTAAAAAAGAAAATATTAACTGCTACCGTTTATATGACGCTGATTTACCTAACTACAATGCAGCAATCGATCTGTATGACGATTGGATTGTAGTTCAAGAATATCAAGCACCAAAAGATGTACCTGAGCAAAAAGCCAAGCAACGTATTATGGATATTGTTGCTGTAACGCTCGATGTTACCGGAATCGATCCTAACAAGTTAGTATTGAAAGTACGTCAGAAGCAGAAAGGCAGTAACCAATACGAAAAACTACAACAAGTTAAGTCAGTGTTCACAGTAAGTGAATATGGCGCTCAATTTGAAGTGAACATGAAAGACTACTTAGATACAGGTCTATTTATTGATCACCGTTTAACGCGTCAAATGCTAGGTAAAATGAGTGCAGGTAAGCGTTTCTTAAACCTATTCTCATACACTGGTAGTGCAAGTGTGCACGCAATTTTAGGTGGTGCTGAATCATCTGTTACTGTAGACATGTCAAATACTTACCTTGACTGGGCTAAGCGTAATTTTGAATTAAACAACATCAGTATGCGCAAGCATGAAGTTGTGCAAGCTGATTGCTTATCATGGTTAGCACGTTGTGAAGACAAGTTCGACCTTATCTTTATTGATCCGCCAACATTCTCAAATTCAAAGCGTATGGAAGATAGCTTTGATGTTGAACGTGATCACATACAATTATTCACTTGGTTAGAAAATATTCTTTCTGCGCGTGGTGAGATTGTATTCTCTAATAATAAACGTAACTTTAAATTAGACACTGAAGCATTAGAGAAACTAGGCTTAAAAGCAAAAAATATTACTGAACAAAATCGTTCTAAAGATTTCGCTCGTAATAAGAACATCAATAATTGCTGGCTTGTAACACGAGTGGGCTAA
- a CDS encoding glutaredoxin family protein — translation MTRFAFYTTEGCHLCEQAWEQVIALDLVNDMTQIEIIHDEADIARYGIRIPVIRDCETEKEIGWPFDVTELAYFINQD, via the coding sequence ATGACTAGATTCGCGTTCTACACAACAGAAGGTTGTCATTTATGTGAACAGGCTTGGGAGCAGGTTATTGCTCTGGACTTAGTAAACGACATGACACAAATTGAAATCATTCACGACGAGGCTGACATAGCCCGTTATGGTATTCGTATTCCTGTGATTAGGGATTGTGAGACTGAAAAGGAAATTGGTTGGCCTTTTGATGTGACAGAATTAGCTTATTTTATCAACCAAGACTGA
- a CDS encoding ABC transporter ATP-binding protein, giving the protein MAVITLQNACLAFGDLPLLNHADAVFERKERVCLVGRNGAGKSTMMKVIGGEIQLDDGVLRIEQDAVVSRLEQDPPKVSGVTIFDFVAGGLADIGQVLKDYHHQAILVGEDYSEKALNKLMRLQEELDNRNGWEFEQNIEQVLTRLDLDADMMLDDLSGGWLRRAALARALASKPDLLLLDEPTNHLDIESILWLEEFLKDFAGTIIFVSHDRSFIRSMATRIIDIDRGNLMSFPGNYDEYLVGKEEALRVEDEQNALFDKRLAQEEVWIRQGVKARRTRNEGRVKALKEMRNERSERLNVQGKAKITVDETSRSGKRIFEGEDVSYGFENKQIVKDFTFNIMRGDKIAFVGPNGCGKSTLIKLLLEELQPQAGIIKCGTKLEVSYFDQHRTELDLEKTVIDNLADGKQEVVVNGKPRHALGYLQDFLFHPQRARTPVKVLSGGERNRLLLAKLFLKPSNLLIMDEPTNDLDIETLELLEELLANYQGTLLLVSHDRNFIDNTVESCWMFDGEGNITNFVGGYHDAKNQQANTISMSAKPKAKPVVEAPVKQAKPAKTAKAKKLPYNMQVELEKLPAKMEQLEELVETLQAEINQPEFFNKPESETKAMLENLAGKEQELETAFARWEELEEMKG; this is encoded by the coding sequence GTGGCTGTTATCACGTTACAAAATGCTTGTCTTGCCTTTGGCGACCTACCGCTATTAAACCATGCCGATGCTGTATTCGAACGCAAAGAACGCGTATGTCTTGTGGGTCGTAATGGTGCTGGTAAATCGACAATGATGAAAGTTATTGGCGGCGAAATCCAACTTGATGATGGCGTATTGCGTATTGAACAAGATGCTGTTGTATCTCGTTTAGAGCAAGATCCACCGAAAGTAAGTGGCGTTACAATTTTTGATTTTGTTGCGGGTGGTTTAGCTGACATCGGTCAAGTGCTAAAAGACTACCATCACCAAGCGATCCTTGTAGGTGAAGATTACAGTGAGAAAGCATTAAACAAATTAATGCGTCTACAAGAAGAACTTGATAACCGTAACGGTTGGGAGTTTGAGCAAAACATCGAACAAGTACTGACACGTTTAGATTTAGACGCTGATATGATGCTTGATGATTTGTCGGGTGGTTGGTTACGCCGTGCTGCGCTAGCTCGTGCACTTGCAAGCAAGCCTGATCTGCTATTATTAGACGAACCAACGAACCACTTGGATATCGAATCAATCCTTTGGTTAGAAGAGTTCTTAAAAGACTTCGCCGGTACAATCATTTTCGTAAGCCATGATAGAAGTTTCATTCGATCTATGGCAACACGTATTATTGATATTGACCGTGGTAACTTGATGTCTTTCCCTGGTAACTATGATGAATATCTAGTAGGTAAAGAAGAGGCACTCCGTGTAGAAGACGAACAAAATGCATTATTCGATAAACGTTTAGCGCAAGAAGAAGTGTGGATCCGTCAAGGCGTTAAAGCCCGTCGTACACGTAACGAAGGTCGCGTTAAAGCACTGAAAGAAATGCGTAACGAACGTAGCGAACGCTTGAACGTACAAGGTAAAGCGAAAATTACAGTTGATGAAACATCACGTTCAGGTAAACGTATCTTTGAAGGCGAAGACGTATCTTACGGTTTCGAAAACAAGCAAATTGTTAAAGATTTTACCTTTAACATTATGCGCGGCGATAAAATTGCATTTGTTGGTCCAAATGGTTGTGGTAAGAGTACATTAATCAAGTTATTGCTTGAAGAGTTACAACCACAAGCGGGTATCATCAAATGTGGTACTAAGTTGGAAGTATCTTACTTCGACCAACACCGTACAGAATTAGATCTTGAAAAAACAGTAATCGATAATCTAGCTGATGGTAAACAAGAAGTTGTTGTTAATGGTAAGCCACGTCATGCACTCGGTTACTTACAAGACTTCTTATTCCATCCACAACGTGCTCGTACTCCGGTAAAGGTATTGTCTGGTGGTGAACGTAACCGTCTATTATTAGCTAAATTATTCCTAAAACCATCTAATCTTTTGATTATGGATGAACCAACCAATGATTTAGATATCGAAACATTGGAACTTTTAGAAGAATTACTTGCCAATTATCAGGGTACGTTATTATTAGTAAGCCATGATCGTAACTTTATCGATAACACAGTTGAAAGTTGCTGGATGTTTGATGGTGAAGGGAACATCACTAACTTTGTTGGTGGTTACCATGATGCTAAGAATCAACAAGCAAATACAATATCTATGTCAGCAAAGCCAAAGGCTAAACCTGTTGTAGAAGCACCTGTTAAACAAGCTAAACCAGCTAAGACTGCGAAGGCAAAAAAACTGCCTTACAATATGCAAGTTGAGCTTGAAAAATTGCCTGCAAAAATGGAACAACTGGAAGAACTAGTTGAAACGTTGCAAGCTGAAATTAATCAACCTGAATTCTTTAATAAGCCTGAAAGCGAAACGAAAGCAATGCTAGAAAATCTTGCGGGTAAAGAGCAAGAACTAGAAACGGCATTCGCTCGCTGGGAAGAGCTTGAAGAAATGAAAGGCTAA